The Pedobacter roseus genome contains a region encoding:
- the mqnB gene encoding futalosine hydrolase, with translation MKTLVVAATKAELTFFYQHFNLPEGNFVESKNFDLLITGVGMVATAFALGKHLSHQYNLVVNFGIAGSFDKSIALGTVLNITEDTFAELGAENGDEFLTITDLGFGENHYTAKTQRKVGLPLAKGITMNCVTGSEKSIRNLIERLNPTTESMEGAAVFYAAKQLNIDCLQIRSVSNYVEPRNKENWKIGLAIKNLNDWAIAFIGEMN, from the coding sequence ATGAAAACTTTAGTTGTTGCTGCTACCAAAGCCGAACTCACCTTTTTTTACCAGCACTTTAACCTGCCAGAGGGGAATTTTGTAGAAAGTAAAAATTTCGACCTATTAATTACAGGTGTGGGGATGGTGGCAACAGCATTTGCGCTGGGCAAACACCTTTCGCATCAATATAACCTGGTGGTCAATTTCGGCATTGCAGGTTCTTTCGACAAGAGTATTGCCCTGGGTACTGTATTGAACATTACTGAAGATACTTTTGCCGAGCTTGGGGCAGAAAATGGTGATGAGTTTTTAACCATAACCGATTTAGGTTTTGGGGAGAACCATTACACCGCTAAGACCCAACGAAAAGTCGGTTTGCCACTGGCTAAAGGCATTACGATGAACTGCGTAACCGGAAGTGAAAAAAGTATTCGAAACCTGATAGAAAGGCTGAACCCAACCACCGAAAGCATGGAGGGTGCCGCTGTTTTTTATGCGGCAAAACAATTGAATATAGATTGTTTACAGATCAGAAGTGTATCCAACTATGTAGAGCCCAGGAATAAAGAGAACTGGAAAATAGGCCTCGCAATAAAAAACCTGAATGACTGGGCGATTGCTTTTATTGGAGAAATGAACTGA
- the fabD gene encoding ACP S-malonyltransferase, with product MKAYIFPGQGAQFVGMGKDLYENPKAAALFEQANEIIGFRISDIMFGGTDEELKQTNVTQPAIFLHSVILAKVLGDDFKPDMVAGHSLGEFSALVAANALSFEDGLRLVIARANAMQKACEAQPSTMAAILGLADDVVEKICAEVDAVVVPANYNCPGQLVISGSIEGIDLACAKLTEAGAKRALKLNVGGAFHSPLMEPAKIELQAAIEATNISAPICPVYQNVDAKPYTNPAEIKANLIKQLTGAVRWTQTVGNMLADGATEFVEVGPGNVLQGLVKKVSREVQTSSATVA from the coding sequence ATGAAAGCATATATTTTTCCCGGACAGGGAGCACAGTTTGTAGGCATGGGTAAGGATCTTTACGAAAACCCAAAAGCTGCAGCTTTATTTGAACAAGCCAATGAAATTATCGGTTTCCGCATTAGCGATATTATGTTCGGCGGAACGGATGAAGAACTTAAACAAACCAATGTAACCCAGCCTGCTATCTTTTTACATTCGGTTATTTTAGCAAAGGTTTTAGGAGATGATTTTAAACCTGATATGGTTGCTGGTCACTCTTTAGGCGAATTTTCTGCTCTCGTAGCGGCAAATGCCTTAAGTTTTGAAGATGGGTTAAGATTGGTAATTGCACGTGCAAATGCCATGCAGAAAGCTTGCGAAGCGCAACCTTCAACTATGGCTGCCATTTTAGGTTTGGCTGATGATGTGGTGGAGAAAATCTGTGCCGAAGTTGATGCGGTAGTGGTACCAGCTAATTACAACTGTCCCGGACAATTGGTAATTTCCGGAAGCATTGAAGGTATTGATCTGGCATGTGCAAAATTAACTGAAGCAGGAGCAAAAAGAGCCTTAAAATTAAATGTAGGTGGTGCATTTCACTCTCCTTTAATGGAGCCTGCAAAAATCGAACTTCAGGCAGCTATTGAAGCTACAAATATTTCGGCCCCAATTTGCCCGGTGTATCAGAATGTTGATGCAAAGCCTTATACAAATCCAGCCGAAATTAAAGCAAATTTAATTAAACAATTAACGGGTGCTGTACGTTGGACACAAACAGTGGGCAATATGCTTGCTGATGGTGCAACTGAATTTGTTGAAGTAGGCCCAGGCAATGTATTACAGGGCCTGGTTAAAAAAGTAAGCCGCGAAGTGCAAACCAGCAGCGCTACTGTTGCTTAA
- a CDS encoding glycoside hydrolase family 10 protein — MLKNFLYALLSLTVVPYILNAQPLSKIAPKREFRGVWVATVTNIDWPSRPGLSVDQQKQELIGILERHKSQGMNAIILQVRPAADAFYAKSREPWSQWLMGKQGLAPAPGYDPLAFAIKEAHFRGMELHAWFNPYRASMSSSAVLSEDHAYRKHPDWFFTYGGKKQFDPGIPEVREYIIQVILDVVKGYDIDGIHFDDYFYPYKVEGQTINDGNTFYKYPNNFSDIKDWRRNNVDMLIKQLDDSIHHYKKWVKFGISPFGIWKNKYEDPEGSATSGLSNYAELFADSRKWVKEGWVDYINPQIYFTFTRRVAPYGILVDWWSNNTYGRHVYIGQGAYLVNSRAEAAWKNLSEIPKQIRYLRDNNRIQGSVFFSSKSLSTVAKAVGDSLKNDLYKYPALPPQMPWLDEVPPNEPMALTADALKDGVHLKWQLPLKAKDGETASGFVIYRFSEGEKISVLDPKNILKISFEDYLSFIDTSVESGKRYSYLVTALDRLKNESEPSGPVGVEVPLAKE, encoded by the coding sequence ATGCTTAAAAACTTCCTATACGCACTTTTATCTTTAACTGTAGTACCTTATATATTAAATGCACAACCTTTATCAAAAATTGCACCAAAAAGGGAGTTTAGAGGCGTATGGGTAGCTACGGTTACCAATATCGACTGGCCATCCAGGCCAGGTTTAAGCGTCGATCAACAGAAACAAGAACTTATCGGGATTTTAGAACGACATAAAAGCCAGGGCATGAATGCCATTATTTTGCAGGTAAGGCCTGCTGCCGATGCTTTTTATGCAAAATCGCGCGAGCCCTGGAGTCAGTGGCTGATGGGGAAGCAGGGTCTAGCTCCGGCACCAGGTTACGATCCATTGGCTTTTGCCATTAAGGAAGCCCATTTTAGGGGCATGGAGCTGCATGCCTGGTTTAACCCTTACCGTGCAAGCATGAGCAGCTCTGCTGTATTAAGTGAAGATCATGCTTACCGCAAACATCCTGATTGGTTTTTTACTTATGGCGGCAAAAAGCAGTTCGATCCTGGTATTCCTGAAGTGAGGGAATATATTATCCAGGTAATTTTGGATGTTGTAAAAGGATATGATATAGATGGTATCCATTTCGACGATTATTTTTATCCTTATAAAGTAGAAGGACAGACCATTAATGATGGGAATACTTTTTATAAATACCCTAATAATTTCTCCGATATTAAAGATTGGCGCCGTAATAACGTCGATATGCTGATTAAGCAGTTGGATGACAGTATCCACCACTATAAAAAATGGGTAAAATTTGGGATCAGCCCGTTTGGGATCTGGAAAAATAAGTACGAAGATCCCGAAGGTTCTGCTACCAGTGGTTTATCTAACTATGCTGAACTTTTCGCCGATAGCCGTAAATGGGTGAAAGAAGGGTGGGTAGATTATATTAATCCTCAAATTTATTTTACGTTTACCCGAAGGGTAGCTCCTTATGGTATTTTGGTTGATTGGTGGAGCAATAATACTTATGGAAGGCATGTGTACATTGGTCAGGGTGCTTACCTGGTTAACTCAAGAGCTGAAGCCGCATGGAAGAACCTGAGTGAAATTCCTAAGCAAATCAGGTACCTCAGAGATAATAACCGGATTCAGGGAAGTGTATTTTTTAGTTCTAAATCCTTAAGTACCGTTGCAAAAGCAGTGGGCGATTCGTTAAAGAACGATTTATATAAATATCCCGCCTTGCCACCACAAATGCCCTGGTTGGATGAAGTGCCACCAAATGAACCGATGGCCTTAACTGCTGATGCTCTAAAAGATGGCGTGCATTTAAAATGGCAACTCCCGTTAAAAGCAAAAGATGGCGAAACGGCTTCGGGTTTTGTGATTTACCGTTTTAGCGAAGGAGAGAAAATTTCGGTGCTCGACCCTAAAAACATCCTAAAAATAAGCTTCGAAGATTATCTTTCGTTTATTGATACCAGTGTAGAAAGTGGAAAGCGGTACAGCTACCTGGTAACTGCGCTTGATCGTTTAAAAAATGAAAGTGAGCCTAGTGGGCCTGTTGGTGTAGAAGTGCCTTTGGCAAAAGAATAG
- a CDS encoding acyltransferase family protein, which produces MSEPKQRLLSLDFFRGLTVAAMILVNNPGSWGHIYAPLEHAEWNGCTPTDLIFPFFLWIVGVSIAFAMSSSKADPATHQKTIIKAVKRGIILYLLGFFLAIFGKIISAIIDDKSIWEAFQTVRLLGVLQRIGIVFIISSIIFIKVSTKNIFRALIIILAVYWALMTFIPVPGVGYPNLEKETNLAAWIDRGILTEAHTWASSKTWDPEGILSTLPAIGTCLFGILVGVWMRRKDVDNPTKVAWLFTTGIIAVVLGLLWNLQFPINKALWTSSYVLYAGGLASIGLALCYWIIDVQGFKKFTTPFVVYGVNAITVFFLAGLAPRVLNLIQLTKPDGTKTGLLVRFYETCYMPFFSPINASLVWAITYVLGFYVLLYFMYKKNIIIKV; this is translated from the coding sequence ATGAGCGAACCTAAGCAAAGATTGCTATCTCTTGATTTTTTTAGGGGATTAACAGTAGCCGCAATGATTTTAGTGAACAATCCGGGCAGTTGGGGCCACATTTATGCACCTTTAGAGCATGCTGAATGGAACGGCTGCACCCCTACCGATTTAATCTTCCCTTTCTTTTTATGGATTGTGGGTGTATCAATCGCTTTTGCCATGAGCAGTAGCAAAGCAGATCCGGCTACACATCAAAAAACAATTATCAAAGCGGTTAAACGGGGCATTATTTTATATCTGCTTGGGTTTTTCCTGGCTATTTTCGGTAAAATCATCAGCGCCATTATAGATGATAAATCCATTTGGGAAGCTTTTCAAACCGTACGGTTATTGGGTGTTTTACAAAGAATAGGTATTGTATTTATCATCAGCAGCATTATTTTCATTAAAGTTTCTACCAAAAACATCTTTAGAGCATTAATTATAATACTTGCCGTTTATTGGGCATTAATGACGTTCATTCCTGTTCCGGGCGTGGGTTATCCCAACCTGGAAAAAGAAACCAATTTGGCCGCCTGGATTGATCGTGGCATTTTAACCGAAGCACATACCTGGGCATCTTCAAAAACATGGGACCCGGAAGGTATTTTAAGTACCTTACCTGCAATAGGCACCTGCCTTTTTGGTATACTGGTTGGGGTTTGGATGCGCAGAAAAGATGTAGATAACCCAACAAAAGTTGCCTGGCTTTTTACTACCGGCATTATCGCAGTTGTTTTAGGCTTGCTGTGGAATTTACAGTTCCCGATAAACAAAGCACTATGGACAAGCTCTTACGTGCTGTATGCAGGCGGATTAGCCTCAATCGGCTTGGCACTTTGTTACTGGATCATCGATGTTCAGGGCTTTAAGAAATTTACCACTCCTTTTGTGGTATATGGGGTAAATGCCATCACGGTATTTTTTCTTGCGGGTTTGGCTCCCAGGGTTCTCAACCTGATCCAGCTAACCAAACCTGATGGCACCAAAACCGGTTTGTTGGTCAGGTTTTACGAAACCTGTTATATGCCTTTTTTCAGCCCGATAAATGCTTCTTTGGTTTGGGCCATTACTTATGTCCTCGGATTTTATGTTTTGCTATATTTCATGTATAAAAAGAATATTATTATTAAGGTTTAG
- a CDS encoding sensor histidine kinase — MKMSFGVKIRFLLLVLGCCLMVTSISLSRFTTKSELLEHDAEQIQQNLSAKERLVQAFLANKKEVAKARHFHINPKSGIDFINRYRDINGVNLLTFENSELKYWSTIKVSDIDPNTIKEGSSVLFFANGWYEVIKSTQGNFSLIFLISIQSQYPFKETQYFKNDIDPILSTTKLLTFASFTDKDVYVIKSLDNKFLFGLKVKQGYAETYYSGTQLWLFIAGILCICMFFNSLSSLIARRGHIAWGTFLLLFFFLAFRLSDLYFGWFNHRFILDLFDPKIYADSFLMPSLGDFLLNVIVLTWLLLFMYNHKEQYKFPEWIKRNKAVGLIIQAALMVLIGKIVWDTDDIFFGLIFNSKINFDIVNILKLSGTSWVGIVILCLAWFQIYLITVISATVSRQLNVSNKERIIIFLIGFTGVFVYKLFVDFNAFFIVFALILFIVARAVYLKEKHFSIGLFAIVFFCLAFNTSIKYTRYKDIKERSLREPLARKIQSSEDLNAIIALGSLGNEIVKDDFLSRYFKQNKTANYAVLKNHLKDYLDGYLSRYDYQIYPYDRLGMIMGNADSPPIDKYKKLVEAGSVKIDGSNFFYQVNNTFGYQDYFGIISMVNQGNLLGTLVIELRSKPYNYNNRLPDLLGDQKLAKDEDFKGYSIAFYSNNKLLNQSGNYTYPLDGSVYKGKKDDFVIDNDDKLHYSHMIYKPSDSKMVIISKAKVDYVERLAALSFFFLVFIIFSLVLYGLIWLIKNLDDDKVGWFSINRSLMINANKILYKTRIQVSIVLSVVATLVIVGWVTYYYMNLEYRGQQDAILKDKIRKVQQNFEKQVFNNGIISNDESAVADFNNFADINNADLNLYDLSGNLIMTTYPKLYNYKIIGRKMGPLAYVSLNSLHRSEYINPKEKIGNLTYAAAYAPIRNAQNKTIAYIGLPNYSNEEEYTDKIALFVSNLINIYALVFVAIGVLAVFLANQITSPLTFIQESISKTKIGQKNEPIVWRRHDEIGSLVKEYNNMISALEASALKLARSERESAWREMAKQVAHEIKNPLTPLKLGVQLLEKSWREKDPNFELKFNKFSKSFIEQIDSLSKIASEFSNFAKMPDTNLERLALLPVIERAREVFKSTENVTIDITNKSTGDIEIMADHDQLLRTFNNLLKNAIEAIDEETLCCITIVVYVDLQNAFIEIKDNGKGIPPSLHDKIFVPNFTTKTSGTGLGLAFVKQAVENAGGTVKFTSIAGLGTTFYLSFPLA, encoded by the coding sequence ATGAAAATGAGCTTTGGTGTAAAAATTAGGTTTCTATTGCTCGTTTTGGGCTGTTGCCTCATGGTAACATCTATTTCGCTGAGCCGTTTTACCACCAAAAGCGAATTGCTCGAGCACGATGCTGAACAGATACAGCAGAATCTTTCGGCTAAAGAAAGATTGGTACAGGCCTTTCTGGCCAATAAAAAAGAAGTAGCTAAAGCCAGGCATTTTCACATCAATCCTAAAAGCGGGATCGACTTTATCAATCGTTATCGCGACATAAACGGCGTAAATCTTTTAACCTTCGAAAACAGTGAGCTTAAGTACTGGAGTACCATTAAGGTTTCGGATATAGACCCCAATACCATTAAAGAGGGTAGTTCGGTATTGTTTTTTGCCAATGGCTGGTACGAGGTGATTAAAAGCACGCAGGGCAATTTTAGCCTTATTTTTCTGATATCCATCCAGTCGCAGTATCCTTTTAAAGAAACTCAATACTTTAAAAATGATATTGATCCGATTTTATCCACTACAAAATTATTAACGTTTGCTTCCTTTACCGATAAGGATGTATATGTAATCAAAAGCCTAGATAATAAATTTTTGTTCGGGCTTAAAGTAAAGCAGGGTTATGCCGAAACCTACTATTCGGGAACACAGTTATGGCTGTTCATCGCCGGGATATTGTGTATCTGTATGTTTTTTAATTCCCTTAGCTCGCTCATTGCCCGCCGTGGGCATATAGCCTGGGGTACCTTCCTGCTGCTCTTTTTCTTTCTTGCCTTCCGCTTATCCGATTTATATTTTGGTTGGTTTAACCACCGCTTTATTTTAGATCTTTTTGACCCAAAGATATACGCAGATAGTTTTCTGATGCCTTCATTGGGCGATTTCCTGTTGAATGTTATCGTCCTCACCTGGTTGCTGCTTTTTATGTATAACCACAAAGAGCAATATAAATTTCCGGAGTGGATAAAACGCAATAAGGCTGTAGGACTGATTATTCAGGCAGCCCTAATGGTGCTAATCGGTAAAATTGTATGGGATACCGACGATATTTTTTTCGGGCTGATTTTTAACTCAAAGATTAATTTTGATATTGTAAACATCCTAAAACTGAGCGGTACCAGTTGGGTGGGGATTGTGATTTTGTGCCTGGCCTGGTTTCAGATTTACCTCATCACCGTAATTTCGGCCACGGTGAGCCGTCAGCTCAATGTAAGCAATAAAGAAAGAATCATTATTTTCCTGATCGGATTTACGGGTGTTTTTGTTTATAAGCTTTTTGTTGATTTTAATGCATTCTTTATTGTTTTTGCCCTGATATTGTTTATTGTGGCAAGGGCAGTGTACCTCAAAGAAAAGCACTTTTCAATCGGTTTATTTGCCATTGTTTTTTTCTGCCTCGCTTTTAATACCTCCATTAAATATACAAGGTATAAAGATATTAAAGAGCGGAGCCTGCGCGAACCACTGGCCCGGAAGATACAATCATCAGAAGATTTAAATGCCATTATTGCCTTAGGTAGCCTGGGTAATGAAATTGTTAAAGATGATTTTCTGTCGAGATATTTTAAACAAAATAAAACTGCAAATTACGCGGTGCTCAAAAACCACCTGAAAGATTACCTGGACGGTTATTTAAGCCGGTACGACTACCAGATTTATCCTTATGATCGGTTGGGGATGATAATGGGTAATGCCGATAGCCCGCCTATCGATAAATATAAAAAACTGGTAGAAGCAGGTTCGGTTAAAATAGACGGGTCTAACTTTTTCTATCAGGTTAACAATACTTTTGGTTATCAGGATTATTTTGGGATTATATCGATGGTAAACCAGGGCAATTTGTTGGGTACACTTGTAATCGAGCTGCGCTCTAAGCCATACAATTATAATAACCGTTTGCCCGATCTTCTAGGTGATCAGAAACTGGCTAAAGATGAGGATTTTAAAGGTTATTCTATTGCCTTTTACAGTAATAACAAGCTGCTTAACCAGTCAGGAAATTATACCTATCCGCTTGATGGCAGTGTATATAAAGGCAAAAAAGATGATTTTGTAATTGATAATGACGACAAACTGCATTATAGCCACATGATTTACAAGCCTTCTGACAGTAAAATGGTAATTATCAGTAAGGCCAAGGTTGATTACGTAGAACGTTTAGCCGCATTGTCGTTCTTTTTTCTGGTATTCATCATCTTCTCTTTAGTGCTTTATGGTTTAATCTGGCTGATCAAAAACCTCGACGATGATAAAGTAGGCTGGTTTAGTATCAATCGTTCATTGATGATCAATGCCAATAAAATCCTGTATAAAACCAGGATTCAGGTTTCTATAGTGTTATCTGTAGTGGCTACACTGGTAATTGTGGGTTGGGTAACCTATTATTATATGAACCTCGAATACCGCGGTCAGCAGGATGCGATACTGAAAGATAAGATCAGAAAAGTTCAGCAGAATTTTGAAAAACAGGTGTTCAATAACGGGATCATTTCGAATGACGAAAGTGCTGTGGCTGATTTTAACAATTTTGCTGATATTAATAATGCCGATCTGAATTTATACGATCTGAGCGGCAACCTGATTATGACTACTTACCCTAAGCTTTACAATTACAAAATTATAGGCAGAAAAATGGGTCCTTTGGCTTATGTATCCTTAAATAGCCTCCACCGGTCGGAATACATCAACCCCAAAGAAAAAATCGGCAATTTAACCTATGCGGCCGCTTACGCTCCGATCAGAAACGCACAGAATAAAACCATCGCTTATATTGGCCTGCCCAATTATTCGAACGAAGAAGAATATACCGATAAGATTGCGCTTTTTGTGAGTAACCTGATCAATATTTACGCGCTTGTTTTTGTGGCCATTGGGGTACTGGCAGTGTTTTTGGCCAATCAGATCACCAGTCCGCTAACCTTTATCCAGGAGAGCATCAGTAAGACCAAAATAGGGCAGAAAAACGAGCCTATTGTGTGGCGGCGGCACGATGAAATCGGCTCTTTGGTTAAAGAGTACAATAACATGATTTCGGCTTTAGAGGCCAGTGCGCTTAAACTGGCAAGATCGGAACGTGAAAGTGCCTGGCGCGAAATGGCCAAACAGGTAGCCCATGAGATTAAAAACCCTTTAACCCCTTTAAAACTTGGGGTACAGTTGCTGGAGAAATCATGGAGAGAGAAAGATCCTAATTTTGAACTGAAGTTTAATAAATTTAGTAAATCATTTATCGAGCAGATTGATAGCCTGTCGAAAATTGCTTCTGAGTTTTCAAATTTTGCTAAAATGCCCGATACCAATTTGGAACGGCTTGCTTTGCTTCCGGTTATTGAACGGGCCAGGGAGGTGTTTAAAAGCACTGAAAATGTAACCATCGATATCACCAATAAAAGCACTGGCGATATTGAAATTATGGCCGATCATGATCAGTTGTTAAGGACTTTTAATAACCTGCTCAAAAATGCGATAGAAGCTATTGATGAGGAAACTTTGTGCTGCATCACCATTGTTGTTTATGTAGATCTTCAGAATGCGTTTATCGAAATTAAAGATAACGGAAAGGGGATTCCACCATCGCTGCACGATAAGATTTTTGTACCCAATTTTACCACTAAAACATCGGGTACGGGCTTGGGGCTTGCTTTTGTAAAACAAGCAGTAGAAAATGCAGGCGGAACGGTTAAATTTACCTCCATAGCAGGTTTAGGAACAACTTTTTATTTAAGTTTTCCACTGGCTTAA
- a CDS encoding 6-pyruvoyl trahydropterin synthase family protein, which yields MIYITRKASFNAAHKLARTDWDDDKNSEVYGKCANPNWHGHNYWLYVTVKGEVNPETGFLVDLKWLKEVMNNYVVDKVDHKNLNLDVDFMKGKLASTENLAIEIWKQLEAPIAESGAVLHCVKIYETENNFVEYFG from the coding sequence ATGATTTACATAACGAGAAAAGCATCATTTAATGCGGCGCACAAATTGGCGCGTACCGATTGGGATGATGATAAAAATAGTGAAGTTTATGGTAAATGTGCCAACCCCAACTGGCATGGCCATAACTATTGGCTGTATGTTACAGTAAAAGGCGAAGTTAACCCGGAAACAGGCTTTCTTGTCGACCTGAAATGGCTTAAAGAGGTAATGAACAATTACGTAGTAGATAAAGTTGACCATAAAAACTTAAACCTCGACGTTGATTTTATGAAAGGTAAACTGGCTTCTACCGAAAACCTGGCCATCGAAATCTGGAAGCAGTTAGAGGCGCCAATCGCAGAAAGCGGTGCCGTTCTGCATTGCGTAAAAATCTACGAAACTGAAAATAATTTTGTTGAATACTTTGGTTAA
- a CDS encoding LacI family DNA-binding transcriptional regulator has translation MKKKTTIYDIANALNITVSTVSRALSGFPAISDTTRKAVIEMAKKLNYSPNKLASALKSGKTYIIGVIVPSVQAHFFASIIHRIEDGLKDSGYRIIIYQSNESVENEINGVKTLLEAQVDGIMASLSLETKDVSHFAEIIEQNKPLIFFDRVNTDLKVPTITLDDVKAGYLATKHLIDKGYKKIAFVTTAHQVKIFNDRLEGYKAALADHNLPSIADHLILGGLSIKDGRFGAGKLMRNNKPDAIIAGDDFTALGVIQKLKEIGETPPAIGVIGFANEAFSAYITPSLSTIDQHASQMGKECAKMFLNMISQENPYAKIEHVVLNPNIIERESTDKKG, from the coding sequence TTGAAAAAGAAAACCACTATATACGATATCGCAAATGCGCTTAACATTACGGTATCAACCGTTTCGAGGGCATTAAGTGGTTTCCCTGCCATCAGCGATACCACTAGGAAGGCCGTAATAGAAATGGCCAAAAAGCTCAACTACAGCCCAAATAAACTTGCTTCTGCCTTAAAATCAGGCAAGACTTATATTATAGGTGTAATTGTGCCAAGCGTACAGGCCCATTTTTTCGCATCCATTATCCATCGCATAGAAGATGGCCTGAAAGATAGCGGCTACAGAATAATTATCTATCAATCAAACGAATCGGTAGAAAATGAAATTAATGGTGTAAAAACATTGTTAGAGGCCCAGGTTGATGGCATTATGGCCTCATTATCTTTAGAAACCAAAGATGTTTCGCACTTTGCCGAAATTATTGAACAGAATAAACCCCTGATTTTTTTCGACCGTGTAAATACTGATTTAAAAGTGCCCACCATTACCCTTGATGATGTTAAGGCTGGTTATTTGGCCACTAAACACCTCATCGATAAGGGTTATAAAAAAATTGCCTTTGTAACCACAGCCCATCAGGTTAAAATCTTTAACGATCGCCTTGAAGGCTACAAAGCAGCACTCGCAGATCATAACCTGCCAAGTATAGCGGATCATTTAATTTTAGGAGGCCTATCCATTAAAGATGGCCGTTTTGGCGCTGGCAAACTGATGCGCAACAATAAACCCGATGCCATTATAGCGGGAGATGATTTTACGGCCCTGGGTGTAATCCAAAAACTTAAAGAGATTGGTGAAACACCACCAGCAATCGGCGTAATCGGTTTTGCCAACGAAGCTTTCTCGGCGTACATTACGCCCAGCTTATCAACCATCGATCAGCATGCCTCACAAATGGGTAAAGAATGCGCTAAGATGTTTCTTAATATGATCAGTCAGGAAAATCCTTATGCTAAAATTGAGCATGTTGTACTTAATCCAAATATTATAGAAAGAGAATCGACCGATAAAAAAGGTTGA
- a CDS encoding menaquinone biosynthesis family protein: MKLTLGFSPCPNDTFIFDALIHHKIDTEGLEFEVFYDDVETLNQKAMKGELDITKLSFHAFAYVANQYALLDAGSALGFGVGPLLISKNHFEETQLQTPNSELKVGIPGKYTTANFLLGIAYPHLQNKQELVFSEIESALLDEQIDLGLIIHENRFTYQDKGLTKIVDLGDYWEKLTGCAIPLGGIVINRNLDREVQLKVNRLIRQSVEFAFAHPKSGIDFIRQHAQAMDEAVMYKHIELYVNKYSINLGEEGRKAVDTLFKLAQERNIIPAIKENLYI; this comes from the coding sequence ATGAAACTTACACTTGGATTTTCACCCTGCCCTAACGATACTTTTATTTTTGACGCCCTGATTCACCATAAAATTGATACTGAAGGATTAGAATTTGAGGTTTTTTACGATGATGTAGAAACTTTAAATCAGAAAGCAATGAAGGGTGAGCTGGACATTACCAAATTAAGTTTTCATGCTTTTGCTTATGTAGCCAATCAATATGCATTATTGGATGCCGGTAGTGCGCTTGGCTTTGGCGTTGGCCCCTTACTGATCAGTAAAAACCATTTCGAAGAGACCCAACTTCAAACTCCCAACTCAGAACTCAAAGTCGGTATCCCGGGAAAATATACCACCGCAAATTTCTTGTTGGGTATTGCCTATCCTCATTTGCAGAACAAACAGGAACTTGTTTTCTCCGAAATCGAATCGGCCCTGCTTGATGAGCAGATTGATCTGGGACTGATTATCCATGAGAACAGGTTTACCTACCAGGATAAAGGTTTAACAAAAATTGTTGACCTGGGCGATTACTGGGAGAAATTAACCGGCTGTGCCATTCCTTTGGGCGGGATCGTAATCAACCGTAATTTAGACCGTGAAGTGCAGTTAAAAGTAAACCGTTTGATCCGGCAATCGGTAGAATTTGCTTTTGCACATCCAAAATCAGGCATCGATTTTATCCGCCAGCATGCACAGGCCATGGACGAAGCCGTGATGTACAAACACATCGAACTTTACGTAAACAAATACAGCATCAACCTTGGCGAAGAAGGCCGCAAAGCGGTTGATACTTTATTCAAACTTGCACAGGAAAGGAATATTATTCCTGCTATTAAAGAGAACCTGTATATATAG
- the folE gene encoding GTP cyclohydrolase I FolE → MSDKDILNGESERGYVKVDRYNEEKIEAVATHYKDILGQLGENPEREGLLKTPERVAKALQYLTHGYDIKPDEILKSAMFQEDYSQMVVVKDIEVYSMCEHHMLPFFGKAHIAYIPNGHIVGLSKIPRVVDAFARRLQVQERLTNEIRDCIQNTLSPMGVAVVMECRHLCMSMRGVQKQNSVTTTSAFTGTFLSNDKTRAEFLRLITASLD, encoded by the coding sequence ATGAGCGATAAAGACATATTAAATGGCGAATCGGAACGCGGGTATGTAAAAGTAGACCGTTACAACGAAGAAAAAATTGAAGCTGTAGCCACACATTATAAAGATATATTAGGGCAACTGGGCGAAAACCCTGAACGCGAAGGTTTGCTGAAAACGCCGGAACGTGTAGCTAAGGCTTTGCAGTATTTAACGCACGGTTATGATATAAAACCGGATGAAATCCTCAAATCTGCCATGTTCCAGGAAGATTACAGCCAAATGGTAGTGGTAAAAGACATTGAAGTGTATTCGATGTGCGAACACCACATGCTGCCGTTTTTTGGTAAGGCGCATATTGCATATATCCCTAACGGGCACATTGTTGGGTTAAGTAAAATTCCACGTGTGGTTGATGCTTTTGCCCGCCGTTTACAGGTACAGGAGCGCTTAACAAACGAAATCAGAGATTGTATCCAAAACACACTCAGCCCAATGGGAGTAGCCGTGGTAATGGAGTGCAGGCATTTATGTATGTCGATGCGCGGTGTACAAAAACAAAACTCAGTGACCACAACATCTGCCTTTACCGGAACTTTTTTAAGCAACGATAAAACAAGAGCGGAGTTTTTAAGGTTAATTACAGCGAGTTTAGATTAA